tatttaaaaatagggatttaagagaaatttaagaagaACTTGAGAgtaaattgagattaaatatggatttgagagaaatttggaaggaatttgagagcaaattgagaggaaatttgagagagggttagtttgtgaaaaaaaagggtgggggtatttatagttttttttggaCCACTGGGGGGCaacggaaaaaaaaaagaccgtTGCACTGTTCACGCTCGGGGCAAATCGCGTCCCTAGGAGCGCGCTACACGTCAgtaaatcgcgtccacgtcagcgtgcTTTGCTGATGTGGACACAAACCGCGCTTACGTAGACGCGATTTGCTGCCACGTCAGCAAAccgcgctgacgtggacacgaTTTAGGAGAAAAgagaccattccggtaaataataagatatcgggcccatttcggtaaattttaaaaaaattaggcttttaatggtaaattgccCAATAGTAACaacaccaaatatatatatataaaaagtgaaTTTAAGTTATGGCTTATTAATTGGGTGTTGACTGCTATCGCATGTGTGCATAAAAACAAGCAATTTTAAAGGTGCAATTTTAACTGCAAGTGGACAATATTAGTTATAATATTTACAATGTCCGATGGAACACTTTAGTATTCTAAGGGGTCGAACCCAAAAGAGCCAGTAATTAAGTAATTCCTAAACCATAAACATGCAATTAAAGGAGTCTAGCTAACTACTCATTAGGAACTATATTACGATAGACCATTCACGAGTTGAATTACGCTAATTAATTACCTAACAACaatgaaggactaaattgtaaatgaaacaaaatatgaaactagcaaattcgaaaaaaaaatatgataacaATCAACGGCTGGTTGATTTCCATAAGGTTATTTAACCTTtgaattagggatctaaatcACTATTACTCCTAAATTGGTTCAGTTTTACATCTCGGCCTCAACTTTACCAATTTTGACAAATTAGCCCGGTCTATCTCTCGACCCACCAAACTAACCAGGGACTATTAAATTGATGCCCGATAAGATCTCCTCTCAGTCTCACTTATCTTAATTTTCCCTTAGGGTCgtcaatcctaagttttgaAGTTCATTTGATTTAGTCTAGTTTGTACGATATAGTTCTTGAACCCAAAAATCAATTACCCATCACttccatcaaccaaccactTTGAATTTAGCTACACATAAACATGTTTAAGCAAAAAAACATCtaacaatcataaaaattaagcataaatgttaaatgcaaagaaaatgataaaggTTTGGGCTTTTCTTGAAAAAGCTTGAAGGCAATAAAAATGGTagcaaataaaatgaaaaatagtacttaaaaatcagatttttaatggagaaacaaaaagaaaactaagCTATATTAAtactaaggattaaattgacaaTACAAGAAGTTTAAGAGGCTAAGCAAGTAAATAAAGTCTAGTTACAGTAATAACTATGTTAACCAACTACCACAATATAAAGAAAAACCAAAGGGAAgcaaaaaactaaaccctaaactacgaagaagaaaacataaaccctaaaagatgaagagaaaacGGGAAAACTAGGCTAAAGTCTCGTGTCTCGTGTGTTTTCTCTCTGAAGCCAAAACTAAGCTAAAGTCTCGCGTCTCGTGTGTATTCTCTCTGAAGCCAAAATTTGGCATTTTTTAGCAGGCACAAAACCATATTTTTGTTGATCAAAATGTCCCTCAGCATGtgttttttattgttgttaaagTTGGACAATGACTACCTCTACAATCATTTTTTGTCCCATCATGACAGTAGTATCGCGATTCCTTCGTCAGTCTTGAAATGGGGGTCATTGGGAGGTTGGGTATCACGATACCATTGTAGATGGCCTCAACCTTTTTTGTTTCAGCATTGTTAAGGGTATCACGACTTCCACGCTTCGATATTGCAATGCCCCATTCTAGGTGATGTTTTTGTTCACGTTTGGGCCACTGTTAACTCCCTACAACACTCAATCAACCGTTAGGGTCCCTAGAATGTATTTGGCCAATCCAGGTCTCAAAAGCAGCGCAAAACACACTAAACTAGAGGTGCTCTGGGCCGGGACGGGCCaggcccagaaaaaattttggcccgtggcccggcccgaaaaaaaattcctaagcccgagcccgaccccgcccattttttaataaacatcaaaaatttattttaaaaataaaaaaataaaaaatattttaaaaatattttaaaataaaaaatatatatttattatatatttgggtcgggccgggcccgggcaaaaaaaagtggtgcccgagggccttcccgttttctaaacgggcctgtttttttgcccaaacccatatttcgggcttatatttttacccgaaccctctcatatttcgtgCATGTcgcccgacccatgagcacctctacacTAAACCACTTATTAAACCgaaaaactaaaactaagtaaaaacacgacaaaaacatataaattactCGAGAATAAGCTATTTAAGTGTAATGGGGAGCCTAacttgacatatcaaattacagTAGATCAGATAATCATCTTTTTCAGAAATAGTATGACCTCACATTATagttgtaaaaaatataaaaaattgctGAAAGATAAcaatattgtgaaaatatttaaacacgtttaatataaataattaatgaagtgaaaaaattataatcactgaaaaataactaaaagaaatgagaaaataagagaaaaaattacGAGAGGATGAGGGAAAATAGAgaagtgatttttattttaaaattttatttaactccactaattttgttatataaaattaaattatttattttttatttgagttagtaTTCAATGAATTGGTGATATAAACTcaacttttaatataatttaagttaaaatactcacaaatttaaaatttaattcttatatttttattttaagaatttaatatttaaatttttaaaattaaaattaagttaaattgttaaatCTCTTAGTATAATGTAAATACTTGatataaattgtatttatatttaaaaaatagtgaatatttaaaatttaaatataaaattttaaaaaagttaattagCGGTCAGCGAGGTTGTGGTTTTCGTTTGTCCTTCTTCAGATCTGAGGAAGAATAACTAAGGGGGAGAATttcgttttttaatttttctttttaaaaataatattttaaacccgacatcatcatcatcatcatcaataatatttaaaaaaagaaaaaaaaaaaagaaaacagctGTACGGAAGCTAAAAAACGAATAACATCAAAGATGAGCCTAGCAGCTACCTGTTcatccaaataaataaataaaggaaaataattttttccgaCCCTGggaacatttattttaatttaatcgtCGTGTAATCTTTTGTTTCCATTAGTTTCGTTTATAAgcgtttttaaattttttttcacgtttaataaataaataaatttgttttgatttattcgatctCTGTAATTTCATCCGTGACCGGAGAAGATCACAAATTCTTGTGGAAAATCCGCTTTTAGcatttgttttgtttggttGTGAATGGAAAGATAATCGGGGTTGGAATAAGGAAAGGTCAAACatcagttttattttttttttcctgaatTTCCATTTcggtcaaagaagaaaaatgttgTATTTGAAGCAGCCAAGCTCCATTATTTGCAGGTACGATTGTTGTTTGGCAAGAGCAAGGTAAATTTTTGGAACAAGTTATGCAAATTTCTTTCAACGGAAACGAAGAATAATAGAATTTCCGTCGTTAGTGCATGCTATTCTGATAAATTCCCTGAGCCTGGGGCTCGGGGAGATCTGAAGCAAGAGATTGAAAACGGACACCGAAGAAGCTTATCATGGAACCAATTGCAGCAGAAAATAATAGTGATAATATTAACAACAAGGAGAGCTCCTTCCAATTTCAAACGTCTACCTATATGCAGAAATTCAGACTCTATGAAACTTTATCGgtaattttttatcctttttattatttgcttTGATCTCATTGTGATCTCATTGAATTTTGTTCTTagtaacttaattttttatgtaattttactGAAAATAGCGTTGTTTTAATGttgaattatcaaattaatggCTGAACTTTGTTCTGAATAAATTGCATTGTGATTTTTCTTTCATCAGAATTTTTATATGATTGGAAGGAATAAGAGTAGAACTTATTGGAGAGTATTAAAAATTGACCGGCTTGATCCTTCCGAGCTGAACATTCGTGAAGATTCTACCATTTATACTGAGAGTGAATGTTCTGAGTTGCTGAGGCGAGTACATGAAGGAAATATATCCACTGGGGGATTGAAATTTGTTACTACTTGTTATGGAATTGTTGGTATGGGTGGTGTAATTTTGTCATTAATTTTTAGAGGagtaattcattttatgtaaatgcttatctaattatttatttttcttttgtgttttaggatttattaaatttttgggaCCTTACTACTTGCTGCTTATTACGAAACGAAGAAGGATTGGTGTGATTTGTGGTCACAATGTATATGCGGTTTTGAAGAGTGAGATGATTCCCCTCCCAAATTCGACTGTTAACTCGAGTATAAACGACAAGAATGAGATCAGGTCTGCTTCTATTCTATGAGCATTATGCTTTGTCTGCTGCTTGGAAGTCATGAAAATTATGTTGATGATGTTCTTTTCTTATCTTTCTTTATGTTCATTGTTTAAGCTAAGTGTTTTTCTTCTATGCATTTCATGcatgtatatgttttaatttgtattaattgtttttttcattatttagaTACAAGAAGCTCCTGTGCTCAGTGGATCTTACAAAGGACTTCTTCTTTAGCTATTCATACCATGTTATGCGTAGTCTCCAAAAGAACTTGTGCAATAATGACCCTGACCAAATTCTTTATGAGACCATGTTTGTTTGGAATGAGTTCTTGACTCGAGGGATCCGCAAGCACCTCAAGAATACTTTATGGACAGTTGCATTGGTGTATGGCTTCTTTAAGCAGGTTAAGTATGCTGCtgatttgaaattataatttgcaaatttttatttctgtttctgtTGTGCTCCTTAAATGGATGGTTGCTTCAATGTTTGACATTGAACTATGTGAATGTAGACCACACTTTCTGTATCTGGACGGGATTTGAAACTTACACTCATTGCAAGGCGATCCCGACACTATGCAGGTACCAGGTAAGAGTTATCTGTCAttagagggaaaaaaaaagagcttaGTTTTGCTAGTGCAGTGCTATGAAGATGAAATAAACTTAGTTACCCTTATTCTGTAATATAGTTTTGGGAGGTTAAGGGTTTATATTTATTGTCTTCATGCGCAACTGAATTGCATTTAGGTATTTGAAACGAGGAGTAAATGAAAAAGGCAGAGTAGCTAATGATGTTGAGACAGAGCAGATTGTCTTTGAGGATGTCTCTGATGGGCTTCCCACACAAATAACTTCAATTGTCCAGAATAGAGGCTCAATCCCACTCTTTTGGTCACAAGAAACTTCACGATTGAATATTAAACCAGATATTATATGTATGTGCTTGTAATCTATGAGAGTACTTCAAGTATTACTGCAGGCATGCTTCCTTTGTTAGGAAAAAAACACTgatccttttctctttttccagTGTCAAAGAAGGACCAAAATTATGAAGCAACCAGACTTCATTTTGAAAATCTTGTTGAGAGATATGGCAAtcctataattattttgaatttgattaagGTTAGTTTTCATAATATAACCTTGTATCGTTTTAAGGTCTTTCTGCAGCATGCCTTAGTTCCTTTATAAATCAGACTATTCCAtccctttaaaattatttcattctttcACAAAATTGCTAAATTTCATAAAGGTATTGCATGTGGCAGAAAATCTTCAAATAGAACCCTACAAGGACAAAGAAGGCCACCTGGGCTTGGGAGTTTATTGATGTAGATATGATATGAGTTATGATTGATTTGATAGTAAGATTCTATATAATTGCTTTTGTGCGATGAGCAGACACAAGAAAAGAAGCCTCGAGAGTCAATTCTTCGTCAAGAATTTGCGCATGTGATTGATTTTATCAATAAAGATATGTCGGAAGAGACTTGTTTGAGGTTCCTTCATTGGGATCTACACAAACATTTTCGGAGGTATATGTCCTAATCCTTTTATTCTCCACGGGAACTTGCAtgtatttttacttttcttattCTTCCATTTCTGTTTGCTCTTTggtattattcatttttattttgagttttccTAACCAGcttaaaaacttatatttttgtttcttccaGCCAAGCGACAAATGTTTTGCTACTTTTGGGTAAAGTGGCTGCATATGCATTAACACTAACAGGTTCCTTTTATTGCCGGGTGACGTCGACCATGAGACCTGACGAGTGTACGGCTTGGCCTTCCTCTAagtaagattttaatttttaataacttcCACTTTTGTATAAGAAATGTTTGGAAATATGGTTGTAATTAGCTTTCTAGTTATGATTCTTTTGATGTGGGAAAATAACTTGACTGAAAAGAGCATGTAGTCCAGATGGCAAATACAACCTCTCTCTCAGTTAAGTAGTTATATTTTTTAGACCCTGTCATGAGTTAGTATTTCAAATTCTCAGGTCTTAGATTCTTGTATTACGTAAATACTTGGCTTTATGCATTACTTATGGCTTTTTATCTTACAGTAATGGTGagaatcatttatttatttatttatgtttttcttttttgctatgttttgaaaatggattttgattttcatAATATGAGCAGGAATATTGATGATGGtga
The nucleotide sequence above comes from Gossypium raimondii isolate GPD5lz chromosome 13, ASM2569854v1, whole genome shotgun sequence. Encoded proteins:
- the LOC105783226 gene encoding phosphoinositide phosphatase SAC3; this translates as MEPIAAENNSDNINNKESSFQFQTSTYMQKFRLYETLSNFYMIGRNKSRTYWRVLKIDRLDPSELNIREDSTIYTESECSELLRRVHEGNISTGGLKFVTTCYGIVGFIKFLGPYYLLLITKRRRIGVICGHNVYAVLKSEMIPLPNSTVNSSINDKNEIRYKKLLCSVDLTKDFFFSYSYHVMRSLQKNLCNNDPDQILYETMFVWNEFLTRGIRKHLKNTLWTVALVYGFFKQTTLSVSGRDLKLTLIARRSRHYAGTRYLKRGVNEKGRVANDVETEQIVFEDVSDGLPTQITSIVQNRGSIPLFWSQETSRLNIKPDIILSKKDQNYEATRLHFENLVERYGNPIIILNLIKTQEKKPRESILRQEFAHVIDFINKDMSEETCLRFLHWDLHKHFRSQATNVLLLLGKVAAYALTLTGSFYCRVTSTMRPDECTAWPSSKNIDDGDMSPPKYCDNVNEGAYRLEGNHSGDNNTANGNHSVKPPTFQRGVLRTNCIDCLDRTNVAQYAYGLAALGYQLNTLGVKDTPKIDLDDPLADELMVFYERMGDTLAHQYSGSAAHNKVFSERRGQWRAATQSQEFFRTLQRYYSNAYMDAQKQDAINLFLGNFQPQPGKPALWELDSNQHYGSFFPRSLSDGSILRQSESPMSARNDKQEKLTNSTLPNRSQGASNGHSESSPEISTCGRDISYSRYTPSMPQRQLFGQVQIDRSLGSDNICSEHGDGFSFSNFVDIDWLSSAGNSCDGEPFERSLVLTSSLVDGRSSENVVNGILGETTPSTCENGSSMKETQQKGTKLSFADMPNSNVPEQLSDSFVQWVNDGQMLCH